In Rosa rugosa chromosome 4, drRosRugo1.1, whole genome shotgun sequence, the genomic stretch CAGAAACTAAAAGTAAAGGACTGTACGTTTTTCAGTCTCTAAGTATTTGTGGAGTGCAGCAGTAGTTGTGTACTTAGACACTTTAGGTTCACCAGAATTCAGTAGCAGAAACATGTTAAAACTCAAGATTTATTAACAGTCTTTTGTTATTTGTTCAAGTTTTGTGTACAACAGCTTTGAATATATTTCTCAGTTATGATGGAATCAAGTCGTGCCTAACATttgtcttcttgttcttgtttattTTGGAAATTCAAGCAAAAGAAGCTTATGAGCTCTCTTAGAATTGTATTGTTCTGCTTAGAATTATATTGAGTTTTTGGCAGAAATTAAAGACCTATGGCAATGACTATACAACTTGAGGAATGTTGTAAATGAataattttgtcttcatatATTAATGTCAATAACTGATGTTGAGTCCACCTTATTAGCTGGGAGGCTGTCAGTAGACCTAGAAGTATGGGTGGTTTAGGGGTTGAGCAAACGGCAAGTATGAACCAAGCCATGCTTGCCAAAATAAGCTGGAGATAAATGCAGAATGATCAAGGTTTATGGAGCAGAATTTATATTTTCATAGATAATTAAATATCTTCATATATGATGCTTCTTTATTATCTTCtaattataaaaaaagaaaaaccccaAAACTGCTCCAGTACGTACATGGTCCGGGGAGGTGTTTGGGGTTGAAGTTAAGACAAGGTTTGCAAGAGAATTGGGAATGGTGCTCTAGTAACTTTCAGGAATGATAAATGGTCTAACACTTGGAGCTATGAGATAATTTTCTCTAGATGCCGAGTATGTTATTGAGTAATGACAGTGCTTCTGTTCAGGATTTTCTGCAATGAGCTATATTAAATGAGCTATATTAATAAGTGCATAAGTTCTATATATAGAACAAATACTGTAACCAAAAAACATTATGGATTGTCATTCTTCATTCATTGATCCACAAAATGGAGTTGATATACTGAATTGATATTCAAAACAGAACATGGTTGTAGGGAAGTGATATCAACTTATATCATAAACATAACTACTTACATCAACTTAATGAAATTGATCTACAAAATGTAGTTGACATACGGAATTGATATTCAAAACAGAACATGGCTATGAAAatgatattcaaaacaaaactGATACTTGATAAACCTCTGTAACCAATAAATAATCAATAACTTAATAACAAGACAAGTAACAAGAATATACAGGTAAGTGAAAGATGATCTCATGTTTTGTGTCGATATGCCAATCTGGTTCCAACTGCCGAACAATGGATGTCCGTCCAAGAAAAATGGAATTGATCGGCATCAAGAAGATCCACAAATACAGGATCCACAAATACAGCTAGTTATACTATATACTTGATGCCTATTAGATTCAGAATTTGAACTGAACTCAAACTCAAATGgtactcaattcaaattcaattCAATACTTATCAGATTAGAAGcaaaagataagaaaagaatTTGATGTCTCACATAACCTGCAGGTAGGGGTTATCCATGAAATAATTGGAAATGGAGCTGAGGCCAATGGTTATTTCCCCCCAAGAATAATGTAAATGGTAATTTTCGGGAATTGACGAAAACTTTTGACTCTACTCAAATATATTGTTCACTATTGAAATGAACAATCATTTTTATGACTCTCAGTGTAAGTTGACATTGCTCTTTAATTGGTTTTACAGTTTCTAATTGCTTTTACTTTGCTCTACTTGTAAGTGTTTGGATTTCCTATTCAGATTGTCCCAATTAATTAGAAATCAAGCCAAGTGTTACTTTGGTTTATGTTGAAGCATATTCTAATAGGTTAATGCAATGGCATCTTTATTTCAGGGGGCACATGTTGCTGGCTCATGCTTGGTATCAGAGACAGAATTTACATAGGTTATTCTTGTCACTTTAAAGAATATGGTTTATCATTTGGTGAAACCTTTTTAACACGGTTTTTCCACTTCTGTTCCTACCTCAATGCAGGGTCGCTCCAGACTCAAATCAAGACCTTGAAGAATTTGTGACAGAATTATTTTCAGGCCTTTCATGCACTACAATATTCTGTATAAGTGTGCTTGGAGACCCTTATGCTAGTTTGTTACaaaaattgttgtgttttcCTTCACATGTGCATGCACGGATTTTGGTTTCATGCTTGAACTCTAAGAATCAACCTATCAGTATGCTTCTACCAGTGGATTCAGTATTAGAAGGTAATTTTGTTTAATAGACACAAATTGATAGCATGTCTCTTAGTATTTACTTGATGTACGTATGATTTCTGCAGTGCTGAATAATTAGCCAATTTTAACAGGAGATTCAGATGATGTTGGTTATTCTGGAATAAAGGATTGGAACTGTCCATGGGGTTCCACTGTGGTTGATGATGTAGCTCCAGAGTTTAGATTGATATTGGAGGGGGCACATTCGTCATCTGTGAAACATCCTGTACAAGATACAGATGAGAAAAAGCTTCACTGGTGGGTGGAGAGGAAGAATTTTGATCGCCATGCACTTGGTAAATTTTTGAAGTAGGTTATACTCTCCTTCCTCTTTTTGTCTGCAGGCTTCCATGAGTTAAATTGGGTGACTTGCCATTAGATCACCTGTTACTTGTTAACATTAGCTGTCACTTTTTTTGGTTTCGAAACTATATCATTTGTCACTACTGAGGTATGTATTTATGCACCAGGAACTTGGAATATTTATGGTTTGGTACTTGGAAACTTGTGGTACTGGGTGAATGGTCAAACTGCAAGCAGTTGGACTTGGTACATAAGAAGCTAGTGCGCAACTTGAAATCCAAATTCAAAATGGAGTTAAATGAGAGTCTTTTGAAAGTCATCCTTGTTCCAAATATGCCTTTGAAGGAGGTGCACGTGTTACACAGCTTTGTCTTAAGAAAGGTTCCTTTGTTAGTAAAGTTGGATGTTTAGAGGAAGAGAAGTGTATGGCATCACGTAATGAATCTAATGGTGGCGAGAACTTGTCTGAGTTGGCCAACAAACTAGTATTAGAAGCAGTGAATGGGCTTGaaggtttacattcttctgtaAATATAGAGCCAACAATATTAGTTCTGGACTACGAGGTGCAGGTATGTGCCAGATTCCCTATGTTTTCTCCTCAAATTTTAGACATTAATTTTCCTAAATATTAAGCCAAGTCATTTTCTTGTTTGAATGGTATAATGGGAAAGTGAATGAAGTTACCACTATGATTTATTTTCTAACAAATTCACTTATTTCTTGCTTAATATACAAGTACTCGTACTACATTTCGAAAATCCCAAGCTATGTTCAGTCTCTTGAAAGTTTTTGCTGGATCATTTATGCAGGCATGGACGTAGAGTTGGTTCTTCAACTCATGAGAGTGCTCTAGTTCATTATTCACCTTTTTGAATCCACAGTCGTGGACATATACGTGCATTGGGCTAGGCTTGTGTTCCTCTTTGCTAA encodes the following:
- the LOC133744479 gene encoding separase-like: MELRPMFLIAFTLLYLGHMLLAHAWYQRQNLHRVAPDSNQDLEEFVTELFSGLSCTTIFCISVLGDPYASLLQKLLCFPSHVHARILVSCLNSKNQPISMLLPVDSVLEGDSDDVGYSGIKDWNCPWGSTVVDDVAPEFRLILEGAHSSSVKHPVQDTDEKKLHWWVERKNFDRHALGFHELNWELGIFMVWYLETCGGARVTQLCLKKGSFVSKVGCLEEEKCMASRNESNGGENLSELANKLVLEAVNGLEGLHSSVNIEPTILVLDYEVQILSQLSSILFIVKSSFQQADRLNDQLDAFYLLNPSGDLNYTQNEFETWFRDQNLETDYMSHTIMFHLNNITWEAGCAPPAEELAVALKSNDLFMYIGHGCGYTIICFELLFCVRAVVQGNNIFLDLRFRDWNTVPQLS